One Flavobacterium cerinum genomic window, CGGAATCTGATCAAATAGAATTTTCATATCTTCAACACTGTCGATGGCTACACCGGCTTTTCCGACATCACCCACTACGCGTTCGTGATCACTGTCGTAACCGCGGTGTGTGGCTAAATCGAAAGCAACGGATAAACCTTTTTGTCCGGCAGCAAGATTTCTACGGTAGAAAGCATTACTTTCTTCGGCCGTTGAAAACCCGGCATACTGACGGATAGTCCATGGTCGGCGAACGTACATGGTCGCGTAAGGTCCGCGTAGGTTAGGGGCAAATCCGGCTCCGAAGTGAAGATGTTCCAAATCTTGCAAATCGTCTTCGGAATACGTTTTTTTTACCAAAATTCCTTCTGCATTTACAACCGATTCGGTGTTCGTTGCTTCCGGTTTTGTTTTGGAATTTTCCAGGGTTATATGTTGAATGTTTTTTCTCATTTCAAAGCTGCTGTTATGATGCTGATACGCTCGGTAAACTTATTGTTTCTCGGTTTCCAGTCGTTCCTGTTCCAGTTTTTCTGCCAATCGTTTTTCGATAATAGGCGTGATTAAGGTTTTACGCGGATTGATCTTGATAAACGGATACAGTTCTAAATCATGGCTCATACGGTCTTCTTTGTTCGGATATTTGTTGGTTCCTAATAAGATTTCTTTACCGTTGTCGAATAAATCCTGCTCTTTTTTAGCACTTTCTCCGATTTTTCGCTGAATAGTACCTTCAATCAGTTGTGTAATAAAACCTCCGTTTGCTTCAATATCTTTAAAGAGTGTCAGTGCTTTTTCGGCCAGTTGCTCAGTAAGCGTTTCGATATAATAAGCACCGTCGGCCGGATTGTTTACCAGATCAAAATAACTTTCGTGTTTTAGCACTAAAAGCTGGTTTCTGGAAATACGGTCGCCAAACTCATTGTCTTTATGGTAGATTGCATCATAGGCTAAATTTGAAACCGCATTGGCTCCGCCTAAAATAGCACTCATACATTCGGTAGTTGTCCTAAGCATGTTTACATTATAATCGTAAAGGGTTTTGTTCCGTTTTGTCGGTACGGCAATAATATGGCAATCCTGTTTGTGGTCGTATTCTTTTGCCAATACATTAAAAAGTAAACGGATGGCGCGTAGTTTGGCTATCTCGAAAAAATAGTTGGTTCCTACCGCTACCTGAATTGTTATCGGATTCGCAATAGTGGCCACTCTATTAAAATATTCGTTTACATGGGCTAATGTGTAGGCGACTTGTTGTACGGCATTGGCACCTGCATTTTGATATAAATCGCTGTTTACACTTAGAAAATTCAGATTCGGACATTTTAGTGCGATATCATTCAGTGTATTAAAATCGGTATCCAGATTCGTATGCCAGTTTCCGTCTTTTGCCAGTTGTCCGATCGGATCAATGTGCAGGTAGATCGTCGCATTGTATTTTTTGGCAACAGCATCTATTTTCTGAATAAACGGAAGATCGAGGAAATGGAAATTCAAATAGACCGGAGTAGTTTCCAGCGGAAGAGCTGTCAGTAGTTTTTCAATAGCTACTTTTTCATTTTCCAATGTAAAGCGCAGGCTTTCGGCTCCTCTGGATAAGGTTTCTTTAGCTCTGGCAATTGATTTGTCAAGATCGTGAACAAAAATATTCTGTACAATCTTAAAACCGGATACTTCGGTTGAAACGTTTAAAGGTTCGGCGGCTTCGTCAATATGATAAAACGGGCGTACTTTAATGCCTTCCGGGCTTTCCCAAACAAGGGTTTCGTTATAATCGGCTCCTTTTAATTCGTATTGAATCTGTGTTTTCCATTGTTTGGACGATACAGGTTCAAAATCCGTAAACAGTTTGTTGCTCATAATGCAAAATTAAAGTGATTTTGTGTCCTCTTCGGGCACATCTTCTTCAAACTCGATGATATAAATATCTTCACTATCCCGTTTCATATAATATTTTTCACGGGCATATTTCTCTATCTGGTCAGGATTTTTAAGTTTTTTGATATTCTCGCTGTCTTTTTTAATCTCTTCCTGATAGTATTTTTTATTGTCTTCGAGTTCATTTATTTCCTTGTCCAGAACACGGTGTTCGAGATAAGAATAGTTGTCCAGAAACAGCATCCATATGGCAAAAAAAAGGGTTACCAAAACATAACGATTCCCGAATATTTTCAGAAAAGGATATTTTGTAACTATTTTTTCAAATGCTTTTTTCATGGCTTATAAAGGTAACGATAAATTATGATATTCTTTGGTTGATAACCGCTCGTACTACATCGATAGCAACGGTGTTGTATTTGTCGTTCGGGATGATAATATCGGCGTACGCTTTAGACGGTTCGATAAACTGTTCGTGCATTGGTTTTAATGTCGACTGATAACGGTTTAATACTTCTTCCATATCACGACCGCGTTCGGCAATATCACGTTTTAAACGGCGAATCAGACGTTCGTCAGAATCAGCATGAACAAAGATTTTGACATCAAACATATCGCGTAATTCCGGATTGGTCAGAATTAAAATTCCTTCCACAATCATCACTTTACGCGGATGAGTTACAATAGTGTCGTCCGTTCTGTTATGGGTTACAAAGGAGTATACCGGTTGATCAATGGTCTTTCCTTCTTTTAAATCTTTCAGATGGCTTACCAGTAATTCGAAATCAATGGCTCTCGGATGATCGAAGTTGATTAACGCTCTTTCATCAAAGTTGAGGTTGTGTGTTGCTTTGTAGTAGGAGTCCTGTGAAATGATTCCTACTTCTGTTTCGGGTAATTCATTCATAATCTGATGAACTACCGTCGTTTTTCCACTGCCAGTTCCTCCGGCAATACCAATTATAAGCATAAATAGTTTAGTTGTTTTTTTCTCCGCAAAAATAATAATTAATAGGAAGTGGGGTTTATTTTTTTTAGTTTTATGCTGTAAGCGTATTATTCAGACCCGGTATAAATTGTATCAGCGGTAACAGACTTTGTTTTAAAACCTTATAGTAAAAACACAATGGCAATAGTGATTCAGGACGATACAACGGCAGGAAGGATGATGCTTTATCTGGCCGAAAAATATGACCTTGAGCAAATAACAACCGATGCACGGATCACTTTATTAAAGGAAGGTGAAAAGGCAAAACGTATTTATTTTATAAAAGAAGGCTGTTTGCGTTTGTGGATGAACAGTAACGGAAAGGAAATTACAAACCAATTCTTTTTTGAAGGAAGTCTTGTTGCTTCACTTGAAAGTGTGCTGACGGATCAACCGAGTGATTTTTATCTTGAAACATTAGAAAAAAGCACGCTTTATGTATTGGAAAAAACACAGTTTGAACAATTATTGAAAGAAGACCCGGAGTTTAAAAGCTGGTTTGATAACTACATTCTAAAACGATTTATCTATTATTCGAAACATTTATTGTCGTTTTTAAGAGACAAACCGGAAGATCGTTACCGAAGTTTACTCCAAAAGAATCCGACTATTTTTCAGCGAATCCCGCAACATTATATTGCTACTTATCTCGGTATTACAGCTGTTTCGCTGAGTAGAATACGGAATAAAGTGGCTAAAATGAAATAAACCCGTAAAATAATTATAATGTCACTTATTAATTGAGATTACGGGTTTATTATAAAGTTACTCTAAACGTCTTATTATGTATAACAAGAGAATCGGAGTTCGGATGCGTAATTTCTGCCTTAAAAAGTACTTTGCTTTCTTGTGCGTAAAGTCCGGCCGAAACCAGTAATAGCGATGTGAGTATTTTTTTCACGGATTATAGTTTATAGGTTTAAATATAATGGGAATATTCTGATATATTAAAATTTTCGAAGTTGATCTTAACAATTGTTATCGTTCTGTGATGGTCGTTCATCAGAACTTTGCCTGAAAATATAAAACATGAAAGCAGCAGTAATAAAACAATTAGGAACAACACCGGTTTATGCCGATTTTCCAAATCCGGTTCCGCAGAATGAACATGAATTAATAATCAACGTAAAAGCCGCATCGGTAAAAAATCTGGACAAACTTCGCGCCAGCGGAAAGCATTATGCCGGTTATACGAAACTACCCGCAGTAGTTGGCTTTGACGGTGTGGGTACTTTAACCGACGGAACATTGGTATACGCACAGGGTATGACGGGAATGCTTGCCGAACAGGCGTTGATTCCTAAAGGAAAATACCTGATTCTCCCTCAAAATAGTGATGTTGCAACCGCGGCAGCTTTACCGAATGCAGTGATCGGTTCGGCGATGGCTTTACTGTTTCGGGCTAAAATTCAACCGGGCGCAATAGTTTTGATCAACGGAGCAACGGGTGTGACAGGTCAGGTTGCCGTACAATTAGCAAAACACTACGGAGCATCGAAAGTGATCGCTACCGGTAGGAATTCGGAAGCATTAGAAAAACTAAAAAGTCTGGGAGCCGATGTGATTTTGTCTTTAAAAGACGCAGATACCACTATTGTTGAAAATCTAAAAGCAATACAAAATGAAACGCCTATTGATATTGTGATCGATTACATTTGGGGACATTCAGTCGAATTACTATTACAGGCTTTCAAAGGAAAAGGCGGTTATACGCATCCGGTGAAAATGGTAACGGTGGGCAGTATCTCAGGTGAGGAAATTCAGTTGCGTTCGGATGTATTACGTAGTACGGCTATTGAAATTTTAGGATCGGGTATCGGAAGTCTTTCTGAAAAGGAAATGCAGTTATTTATAGCGGAAGTCTTACCGGAAACTTTTGAGTTGGCGGCCAACGGAAAATTGAGCATTGAAACGGAAGTGGCGCCGTTATCTGAAATTGAAGACTATTGGAATAAAACAATTGATGCCGGAAAACGTTTGGTGATTGTTGTGGGGTAGAGGGGAGATAAAAGAGGAAAGAGGAAAGAGAGGGGGGAAATGTTAGAAAAATATCCGATGTTTGTGAAAAAATAAATAACATCGCATATGATTACTATTGTGGCTACACTCAGAGCAAAAGAGCAGTACCGGGAAGCGGTTCTCGAAGCATTACAGGAATTGGTTAATGCTTCGTTACAGGAAGAAGGATGTCGGGAATACCGATTGCATACTTCGATTGCGAATCCGCTGGAATTTCTTTTTTATGAATCCTGGGAAAGTAAAGAGGCGATCGATAAACATACACAAACGACACATTTTCTGAATTTTCAGCAAAAAGCAGCCGAGTGGTTGGACAAAAGCGAAATTAACCTTTATAAACCGATATAGATTATTATTATGATTACAAGATTACAAACATTGGCTGTATGCCTACTGATTTCAGCCGTTTCATTTGCCCAAAGTGCGGTCAATTACGAAGGCGAAACGATTAACCGACTGGATAAGGACGGAAAGAAATATGGCGTCTGGAAATTGTTTGACAAAGAAAGAGATATTGTAATAAACGGAAAAATGGAGAATGATGCCTTTGTGTCCAATATTGAATATTTCTACAAAAATAAATTAGTCGTAACCTTTGATACCGCCACCAAAGCCTATGTTTTTTATGAAGGTGTAAAAGGAACTCCGGTTACAATTGAAAGAAAAGAAAATAAGCCTTCGGATGTCGTTAAAGAGGACGGAGAAGTATTGAATGAAAAAAATAGAAACCTGTTTTTTAGCGTTTTGGAAATGAAACCTACATTTTACGGAGGTGATGCAGCGATGCGGAAATTTCTGGCCAATGAAATGAATAAAAAAATGTGGAATTTTTCCGGAAAAGTAAAACTAACCTGGCAAGTAGATACTAGCGGATTGGTAAAAAATATAAAGGTACTGTCCAGTGAAAACGAAGCACTCAATGAAGATGCCATCCGAATTATAGAAAAAATGCCGAGATGGCAACCGGGTATTCAAAACGGTCGTCTGATAAAAGCTAATTTCTCGACAACGATTAGTTTTAACGGGAATTAAGATTGTAGAATAAAGAGGAAAGAGGAAAGAGGAAAGAGGAAAGAGGGATATGAAGTTACTGCCTTATGGAAAAATAACCTATCGGACGAAATTGACTGAAGCTGAAGTTGTCCACAACCTTTCGGAGCAAGTCCGGATATGGGGTATTGACCGTTCGGGCAATTCAGAAGCGAATGCTTCAAAGCGTTATGAAGGTAGTATTGGTAAACAAAGTTTTGATATAAAAAGAGTTATTACCTATCGGAATTCTTTTCGTCCTGCTATTACCGGTATAATAGATAAAGAAAGTAAAGGAACTATAATTCAGGTTAAAATTGGCGGACAAGGAATACTGTGGGTTTTAATATTGTGGTTGGCGGGGATGCTTTTTGCCGGTATTACAACAACTTTATTTGAAACATACGATAATAAAGCCGATTTTCAGGCTGTAATAGCATTGCTGATTATGATGTTCTTATTTGTTTACGGAATGGTAATGATGAGCTTTGTCTCAGAATGGGAGCTCTCAAAAGACAATCTCAAGAAAATTTTTGAAGCGGAAATTATAAACTAGAATATAAAAAATAAACGATTTTTTGGCCGCTTAATGCGGCTTTTTTATTGCGAATCAGGTAACGGATAAAAAGGTTGGTGTATATTTGAAAACAAAGACAAAAAATATGAACTTCCTCCGTTTTTTCCGAAAAAAGAAATCCGCTCCGAGTCAGCAGCAATCCCGGCCGATTCAGCAGCAATCCTGGCCTGACGAAATTCCTGTAATTAGTAACGGGAAGGATTATACGATCAAAATAGATAATCAAATGAGTCTGGAAGCGATCACACAACTTTTAAAAACGTTACGAAAACATAAAATAGCGTTTAGTGTACATGATCGGTTGTTGTATTCGTACGAAATTGGTGATCCGGGAGCTTATGTGACTTATTCACAGGATAAAAATGATCTGGAAGATTGTTGGAGTATGACATTCGGTAATCACGGATGGTCAGGGGGAACTTTTACGATTGAAGAGAAAAATATAGCTTTGCAATTGTTCAATCTCGCACAAAAAGAGGAAATTGATTCGATAAGAATTGGTAATGTCAGGTTGTTTAACTATGAAAAGAAAAATCCGGACAGAAATAAAAATATGAATGCCCTTTTATATACAATTCATAGTAATCTGCCTTCCTTTAAACCGGATTTTCTGATCTTCGGAATCTTTAAAAGCGGCGATTACCCCGAATCGTATACTATTTATAAGCTAACCGATACCCAATTGTTTGCTGACACCCGGGGAATATGGCATTCGGATAGATTTACATCAAAAGGCTACGTTTTTGAAGGTTTGGAACTTTCTGATGAAAAACGGAATAAAGTGAAAGCGTTAATCAATGGCATACCGTTAGAATTGCTAACTCGTATTTGGGACAGTTTTTACGAAACGGAAAATAAAAATGAAGATAAATTGGTTTTGGCATTTAGTACTGCGGAATGCCATAAAACAATTATTATTGATGAGTATATAAGGGCTAAGGAAAAACTTCCGCCGGCAATACGCGATTTTAGAATAACTATTGAAAAGTTAGTTGAAGAATTAGACTAATAAATTAATTAATTAATGAAGCATACTGAGGATTGGAGTGATAAGGTCGATTTTTGCGAAGGAGCTATATTTCGGAATAATAAAAACAATTGTAAACGAAAGCCTTAAAAGAATAAAATAAGATGGAACAACAACTAATAATACAGTTGTCTGATTTACATTGGATACAAAATACCTGACATTCTGGAAAGAGTGGCATAATTTAAGAG contains:
- a CDS encoding putative quinol monooxygenase gives rise to the protein MITIVATLRAKEQYREAVLEALQELVNASLQEEGCREYRLHTSIANPLEFLFYESWESKEAIDKHTQTTHFLNFQQKAAEWLDKSEINLYKPI
- the udk gene encoding uridine kinase, which translates into the protein MLIIGIAGGTGSGKTTVVHQIMNELPETEVGIISQDSYYKATHNLNFDERALINFDHPRAIDFELLVSHLKDLKEGKTIDQPVYSFVTHNRTDDTIVTHPRKVMIVEGILILTNPELRDMFDVKIFVHADSDERLIRRLKRDIAERGRDMEEVLNRYQSTLKPMHEQFIEPSKAYADIIIPNDKYNTVAIDVVRAVINQRIS
- a CDS encoding TonB family protein, yielding MITRLQTLAVCLLISAVSFAQSAVNYEGETINRLDKDGKKYGVWKLFDKERDIVINGKMENDAFVSNIEYFYKNKLVVTFDTATKAYVFYEGVKGTPVTIERKENKPSDVVKEDGEVLNEKNRNLFFSVLEMKPTFYGGDAAMRKFLANEMNKKMWNFSGKVKLTWQVDTSGLVKNIKVLSSENEALNEDAIRIIEKMPRWQPGIQNGRLIKANFSTTISFNGN
- a CDS encoding Crp/Fnr family transcriptional regulator, producing the protein MAIVIQDDTTAGRMMLYLAEKYDLEQITTDARITLLKEGEKAKRIYFIKEGCLRLWMNSNGKEITNQFFFEGSLVASLESVLTDQPSDFYLETLEKSTLYVLEKTQFEQLLKEDPEFKSWFDNYILKRFIYYSKHLLSFLRDKPEDRYRSLLQKNPTIFQRIPQHYIATYLGITAVSLSRIRNKVAKMK
- a CDS encoding FtsB family cell division protein, producing the protein MKKAFEKIVTKYPFLKIFGNRYVLVTLFFAIWMLFLDNYSYLEHRVLDKEINELEDNKKYYQEEIKKDSENIKKLKNPDQIEKYAREKYYMKRDSEDIYIIEFEEDVPEEDTKSL
- a CDS encoding methylmalonyl-CoA mutase subunit beta gives rise to the protein MSNKLFTDFEPVSSKQWKTQIQYELKGADYNETLVWESPEGIKVRPFYHIDEAAEPLNVSTEVSGFKIVQNIFVHDLDKSIARAKETLSRGAESLRFTLENEKVAIEKLLTALPLETTPVYLNFHFLDLPFIQKIDAVAKKYNATIYLHIDPIGQLAKDGNWHTNLDTDFNTLNDIALKCPNLNFLSVNSDLYQNAGANAVQQVAYTLAHVNEYFNRVATIANPITIQVAVGTNYFFEIAKLRAIRLLFNVLAKEYDHKQDCHIIAVPTKRNKTLYDYNVNMLRTTTECMSAILGGANAVSNLAYDAIYHKDNEFGDRISRNQLLVLKHESYFDLVNNPADGAYYIETLTEQLAEKALTLFKDIEANGGFITQLIEGTIQRKIGESAKKEQDLFDNGKEILLGTNKYPNKEDRMSHDLELYPFIKINPRKTLITPIIEKRLAEKLEQERLETEKQ
- a CDS encoding quinone oxidoreductase family protein, with protein sequence MKAAVIKQLGTTPVYADFPNPVPQNEHELIINVKAASVKNLDKLRASGKHYAGYTKLPAVVGFDGVGTLTDGTLVYAQGMTGMLAEQALIPKGKYLILPQNSDVATAAALPNAVIGSAMALLFRAKIQPGAIVLINGATGVTGQVAVQLAKHYGASKVIATGRNSEALEKLKSLGADVILSLKDADTTIVENLKAIQNETPIDIVIDYIWGHSVELLLQAFKGKGGYTHPVKMVTVGSISGEEIQLRSDVLRSTAIEILGSGIGSLSEKEMQLFIAEVLPETFELAANGKLSIETEVAPLSEIEDYWNKTIDAGKRLVIVVG